In a single window of the Osmia bicornis bicornis chromosome 7, iOsmBic2.1, whole genome shotgun sequence genome:
- the LOC123987986 gene encoding trichohyalin-like — MAGKEEEGAEKRTGTQRMEDEAREKKEGEAREEPEKPEKGGKRGRPSNIEVLRRERKQSLGSMSNLEEMWKRKREEGNEEGLPKEKEDEERRQTNDWMFRESSLTGRSPEKKKERREGEGGVGEIKELIKDLGKDLGGRMGRVEANMRALGNEIRVEMEKLKEDTMRREVMWAEQKREIEGKIEILIKKIGELEKRGEEGARWNEIEQKVHKMVQESIEKRKEELGGEKVNEKIIELEKKWEKKEREERKKNIIIRGTKVRREGVKEKAEEILKIIGVEDAIEEAKEVGGVEKGKDASMILVKIKSSELKRRIMENKKRLKGREERMEDDLTWAERKTQWTLRKIGREEREKGKYVWVDHGKIRIEGKWWRWDDEKGALVDWEGKEWKAYQEGGQRKGGGEKGI, encoded by the coding sequence ATGGCCggtaaagaagaagaaggagcaGAGAAGAGGACGGGAACACAGAGAATGGAGGACGAGGcgagggaaaagaaagaaggggaGGCGAGGGAGGAACCCGAGAAACCggaaaaagggggaaaaagaGGCAGGCCCTCCAATATAGAGGTCCTGAGAAGGGAAAGAAAGCAAAGCTTGGGAAGTATGTCAAACTTAGAGGAAAtgtggaaaaggaaaagagaggaaGGAAACGAAGAGGGACTcccgaaagaaaaagaggacgaAGAGAGAAGGCAAACAAATGATTGGATGTTTAGAGAAAGTAGCTTGACGGGGAGGTCAccagagaagaaaaaagaaagaagagaaggcgAAGGAGGAGTAGGGGAAATAAAAGAGTTAATAAAAGATTTAGGAAAAGATTTGGGAGGGAGGATGGGAAGGGTGGAGGCAAATATGAGGGCCCTGGGAAATGAAATAAGAGTAGAAATGGAGAAACTAAAAGAAGATACGATGAGAAGAGAGGTCATGTGGGCGGAGCAAAAGAGAGAAATAGAAGGgaagatagaaattttgataaaaaagaTTGGGGAATTAGAAAAGAGAGGAGAAGAGGGGGCAAGATGGAATGAAATAGAACAGAAAGTGCATAAAATGGTGCAGGAGTccatagaaaaaagaaaagaagagctAGGAGGTGAGAAGGTCAATGAGAAGATCATTGAGCTAGAAAAGAAATgggagaagaaagagagagaggagaggaagaaaaacataataatcagAGGAACGAAAGTGAGAAGAGAGGGGGTGAAAGAGAAGGCGGAGGAGATACTAAAGATAATTGGGGTGGAGGACGCAATAGAAGAAGCGAAAGAGGTAGGCGGGGTGGAAAAAGGGAAAGACGCTAGCATGATACTTGTAAAAATAAAGTCGAGCGAGCTGAAAAGGAgaataatggaaaataaaaagaggcTAAAAGGGCGGGAAGAAAGGATGGAAGATGACTTAACGTGGGCGGAGAGGAAGACCCAATGGACATTAAGAAAAAtcggaagagaagaaagagagaaaggaaaatacGTGTGGGTAGACCACGGGAAAATAAGAATAGAGGGGAAATGGTGGAGATGGGATGACGAAAAAGGAGCGCTGGTAGACTGGGAGGGAAAAGAGTGGAAGGCCTACCAAGAAGGAGGACAAAGGAAGGGGGGAGGGGAGAAGGGGATATAG
- the LOC123987987 gene encoding uncharacterized protein LOC123987987, protein MAHSQKSTDKWSEMQDSSQESLEVPTKTASTRTSPVPGAQESARRTPSPHTHATRANTAVSTLTSELQIKVRTQLERIDTAQRLLKDAQDRKGQLAKDELDDFKFQIDEAQKAFHKEHAHFEIVWPATQLDHPYFEENYFRQMQRASSALRSLIAQERTRLATQRPDQPAEAGTTQAANQQSRLPDISLPKFSGDYIQWPSFFELFSSIVLKKAHLDDVERFYYLKGCLEGEPLQSVSNLPLTGPSLHAAIAQLKGRYENKRQLVQAHLDQLASVTVYQNDPKSLSQLVSTALETKQGVLNIIEPSSLGECMLVHQMCRKLDRSTKERWESALGSSTEYPSFDRLVEFVTSRV, encoded by the coding sequence ATGGCTCACTCGCAAAAATCGACAGACAAGTGGAGCGAGATGCAAGACAGCTCACAGGAGTCCTTGGAGGTGCCGACAAAGACGGCGTCAACCCGCACCTCACCAGTGCCGGGAGCTCAAGAGAGCGCGCGTCGAACGCCATCGCCTCACACCCACGCCACACGGGCGAACACGGCCGTCTCCACACTGACCAGCGAGCTGCAGATCAAAGTGAGGACACAGCTGGAGCGGATCGACACAGCTCAACGCTTGCTCAAAGACGCTCAAGACCGGAAGGGGCAGCTCGCCAAGGACGAGCTCGATGACTTCAAGTTCCAGATCGACGAAGCTCAGAAGGCGTTCCACAAAGAGCACGCCCACTTTGAAATCGTGTGGCCCGCTACGCAGCTCGACCATCCCTACTTTGAGGAAAATTATTTCCGCCAGATGCAGCGTGCCAGCTCAGCTCTCAGGTCGCTCATCGCTCAAGAGAGGACCAGACTGGCGACTCAACGACCAGATCAACCAGCCGAAGCAGGGACCACTCAAGCGGCGAATCAACAATCTCGCCTTCCGGACATCTCACTGCCAAAATTTTCTGGCGATTATATACAATGGCCATCATTCTTCGAGCTCTTTAGCTCGATCGTGCTCAAAAAGGCTCACCTCGACGATGTGGAGCGGTTCTATTATTTGAAGGGATGCCTGGAAGGAGAGCCGCTCCAAAGCGTATCGAATCTCCCGCTCACCGGCCCATCGCTGCACGCTGCGATCGCCCAGCTCAAAGGGCGCTATGAGAACAAGCGGCAATTAGTACAAGCCCATCTCGACCAGCTCGCCTCGGTGACGGTGTACCAAAACGACCCAAAGTCACTGAGTCAGCTCGTCTCCACCGCCCTCGAAACGAAGCAAGGAGTGCTCAATATAATCGAGCCCAGCTCACTCGGCGAATGTATGCTTGTGCACCAAATGTGCCGTAAGCTCGACCGCTCAACAAAGGAGAGGTGGGAGTCAGCACTGGGATCCTCCACGGAGTACCCCAGTTTTGATCGGCTCGTGGAGTTCGTGACCTCACGAGTGTGA